Proteins encoded together in one Marinithermus hydrothermalis DSM 14884 window:
- a CDS encoding ABC transporter permease has translation MEAFLIALFAATLRSTAPLLLTALGGMFSERSGVVNIALEGIILFGALAAAVSTQLLEAPYLAADPNSRVWWIPWVGVLIGAVVGGLVGWVHAVISIRYKADQIISGTAINLLAFGLPSIILSYLYGNTTSSQEVVNRLPTWGVGAFQFSPLVYLAFLLVPVTWYVLFRTPWGLRLRSVGEHPEAADSMGVNVYRMRYAAVILSGVLAGLAGAYLSVGFLNQFIRNMSAGKGFIALAAMIFGKWHPLGILGATLLFGFADALAIQLGSANILPGALIQAFPFVVTMLVLAGFIGRARPPAAIGKPYEK, from the coding sequence ATGGAAGCTTTCCTGATCGCATTGTTCGCCGCGACGCTGCGCTCCACCGCACCGCTCCTCCTCACCGCGCTGGGCGGAATGTTCAGCGAGCGGAGCGGCGTCGTGAACATCGCCCTCGAGGGCATCATCCTCTTCGGCGCGCTCGCCGCCGCGGTCAGCACCCAGCTTTTGGAAGCCCCGTACCTCGCGGCGGACCCGAACAGCCGGGTGTGGTGGATCCCCTGGGTGGGGGTGCTGATCGGTGCGGTTGTGGGCGGGCTTGTGGGCTGGGTGCACGCGGTAATCTCGATCCGCTACAAGGCCGACCAGATCATCAGCGGCACCGCGATCAACCTGCTCGCTTTCGGCCTGCCCTCGATCATCCTCTCCTACCTGTACGGGAACACCACGAGCTCACAGGAGGTGGTGAACCGCCTGCCCACCTGGGGGGTGGGGGCGTTCCAGTTCAGCCCGCTCGTGTACCTGGCCTTTTTGCTCGTGCCGGTCACGTGGTACGTCCTGTTCCGCACCCCCTGGGGACTCCGGCTGCGCTCCGTGGGGGAGCACCCCGAAGCCGCGGACTCGATGGGGGTGAACGTCTACCGCATGCGGTACGCCGCGGTCATCCTCTCGGGGGTGCTCGCGGGCCTCGCGGGCGCGTACCTCTCGGTAGGGTTCCTGAACCAGTTCATCCGCAACATGTCCGCGGGTAAGGGGTTCATCGCGCTCGCGGCGATGATCTTCGGGAAATGGCACCCCCTGGGGATCCTGGGGGCCACGCTCCTCTTCGGGTTCGCGGACGCCCTGGCGATCCAGCTGGGCAGCGCGAACATCCTGCCGGGCGCGTTGATCCAGGCCTTCCCCTTCGTGGTCACGATGCTGGTCCTCGCCGGGTTCATCGGCCGGGCCCGTCCGCCCGCGGCGATCGGGAAGCCCTACGAGAAGTAA
- a CDS encoding ABC transporter permease, protein MSKGSPGLFLNRLWLPLASLGFIALLAVAPWVVANRAFGGKGVLVTPWSVIDLTGRASTLPELGWLGPFFVFWVVLATAAALLSFVGTPRQRARGLYLLGGVGLAAFLVEAYLFYQAVWAVNNTALAEGVSPRRLPLKRYTLSLGAYAGFFYSLALILAGRLQLPGGRAFLVRWRGVVVPLVSMFLAVLAGAGVVWLLKDVPAPEGAGRLAYLTIKLDTVTYTFQLLFGPVLSLSGIFQSLLLATPLIFTGLAVAFGFKAGLFNIGAPGQLTMGAIAAMLVGVYLPGPRVIVLPLAIAAAAAGGALWGAIPGWLKARFGAHEVINTIMMNFVAASIFLFLISANEYTFFGYTVHLPFKYPGYEARSYEIQEEARIPMMLHLLGFDGAGPGHLSLALPLAGVLGLLAYLLLRRLELGHRLLAALGAGVLGYLVGGYLPGIPMEVSPSLASVRLNGAFLIALFAVGFYNYFMWRTKGGYELRAVGLAPKAAEYGGVNIARKTVLAMAISGALAGLAATHYVLGGGIDEYRLKQSLPTNVGFDGIAVALLGQNTPLGVFLSALLFGVLLTGGLQLNLQLGISRELVTILQALIVLFIAAGGFLPRYFVDPLLAAKEEQAGKEVV, encoded by the coding sequence ATGAGCAAGGGATCTCCTGGACTCTTCCTGAACCGCCTTTGGTTGCCGCTCGCCAGCCTAGGATTCATCGCGTTGCTCGCGGTGGCCCCGTGGGTCGTCGCGAACCGGGCCTTTGGCGGCAAGGGCGTGCTCGTCACGCCCTGGTCCGTGATCGACCTGACCGGCCGCGCGAGCACCCTGCCCGAGCTGGGCTGGCTAGGGCCGTTCTTCGTCTTCTGGGTGGTGTTGGCCACCGCGGCGGCGCTGCTGAGCTTCGTGGGCACGCCCCGCCAGCGGGCGCGCGGCCTGTACCTCCTGGGGGGGGTGGGGCTCGCCGCGTTCCTCGTGGAGGCGTACCTGTTCTACCAGGCGGTCTGGGCGGTGAACAACACCGCCCTCGCCGAGGGCGTCTCCCCCCGGCGACTGCCCCTAAAGCGCTACACCCTCTCGCTCGGCGCGTACGCGGGGTTCTTCTACAGCCTGGCCCTCATCCTCGCGGGCCGGTTGCAGCTCCCAGGCGGCCGGGCGTTTTTGGTGCGCTGGCGCGGGGTGGTCGTCCCGCTCGTCTCCATGTTCCTCGCGGTCCTCGCGGGCGCAGGCGTGGTCTGGCTCCTCAAGGACGTACCGGCCCCCGAAGGGGCCGGCCGGCTCGCGTACCTCACGATCAAGCTGGACACCGTAACCTACACCTTCCAGCTCCTCTTCGGGCCCGTCCTCTCCCTCTCGGGGATCTTCCAGAGCCTGCTCCTCGCCACGCCGCTCATCTTCACCGGCCTCGCGGTCGCCTTCGGGTTCAAGGCCGGCCTGTTCAACATCGGGGCGCCCGGACAGCTCACGATGGGCGCGATCGCCGCGATGCTGGTGGGCGTGTACCTGCCCGGCCCACGCGTGATCGTCCTGCCCCTCGCCATCGCCGCGGCCGCGGCGGGCGGCGCGCTTTGGGGCGCAATCCCCGGGTGGCTCAAGGCTCGCTTCGGGGCCCACGAGGTCATCAACACCATCATGATGAACTTCGTCGCGGCCTCGATCTTCCTCTTCCTGATCTCCGCGAACGAGTACACCTTCTTCGGGTACACCGTGCACCTCCCCTTCAAGTACCCCGGGTACGAGGCGCGCAGCTACGAGATCCAGGAGGAGGCCCGCATCCCCATGATGCTCCACCTCCTGGGCTTTGACGGGGCGGGGCCCGGCCACCTCTCCCTCGCCCTGCCCCTCGCGGGCGTCCTGGGCCTTCTGGCCTACCTCCTCCTGCGGCGGCTCGAGCTCGGCCACCGGCTCCTCGCCGCACTGGGCGCGGGGGTGCTGGGGTACCTGGTGGGGGGGTATCTGCCGGGTATCCCCATGGAGGTCTCCCCTTCCCTCGCCTCCGTGCGCCTGAACGGAGCTTTCCTGATCGCGCTGTTCGCGGTCGGGTTCTACAACTACTTCATGTGGCGCACCAAGGGCGGGTACGAGCTCCGCGCGGTAGGCCTCGCGCCCAAGGCCGCGGAGTACGGTGGGGTGAACATCGCCCGCAAGACCGTGCTCGCCATGGCGATCTCGGGGGCGCTCGCGGGCCTGGCCGCGACGCACTACGTGCTCGGCGGGGGGATCGACGAGTACCGCCTGAAGCAGTCCCTGCCCACCAACGTGGGGTTCGACGGGATCGCGGTGGCCTTGCTCGGCCAGAACACGCCCCTTGGGGTCTTCCTCTCGGCGCTGTTGTTCGGCGTGCTGCTCACGGGTGGCCTGCAACTCAACCTGCAGCTGGGCATCAGCCGGGAACTGGTCACGATCCTCCAGGCCCTGATCGTGCTCTTCATCGCTGCTGGCGGCTTCCTCCCGCGGTACTTCGTGGATCCGCTGCTCGCGGCTAAAGAGGAGCAGGCCGGGAAAGAGGTGGTGTGA
- the ubiE gene encoding bifunctional demethylmenaquinone methyltransferase/2-methoxy-6-polyprenyl-1,4-benzoquinol methylase UbiE, giving the protein MPNSETPKAQAVQQMFSEIAPRYDLLNRVLSLGVDQRWRSVAATLALEPAPTRVLDVATGTGDLALLMKRLRPEAEVIGLDFAAPMLERAREKAAQLELPVTFIEGDALAMPFPDASFEALTVAFGFRNFADYAQGLEEFYRVLTPGGRAVILEFPPPPAGLLGRGYRLYFERVLPRIGGLISGKPEAYRYLPASVARFPKPEALAAMMREAGFRVRYRLLTGGIAAVFVGDKPYA; this is encoded by the coding sequence ATGCCGAACTCCGAGACGCCCAAGGCCCAGGCTGTACAACAGATGTTCAGCGAGATCGCGCCGCGCTACGACCTGCTGAACCGCGTGCTCTCGCTCGGTGTGGATCAGCGCTGGCGCAGCGTCGCCGCGACCCTCGCCCTCGAGCCCGCCCCCACGCGGGTGCTGGACGTCGCGACCGGGACTGGGGACCTGGCCCTCTTGATGAAGCGCCTGCGCCCCGAGGCCGAGGTGATCGGGCTGGATTTCGCCGCGCCGATGCTCGAGCGCGCCCGGGAGAAGGCCGCCCAGCTTGAGCTCCCCGTGACCTTCATCGAGGGAGACGCGCTGGCCATGCCGTTCCCCGACGCGAGCTTCGAGGCCCTCACCGTGGCCTTCGGGTTCCGTAACTTCGCAGACTACGCCCAGGGCCTCGAGGAGTTCTACCGGGTCCTTACCCCCGGGGGACGCGCGGTGATCCTCGAGTTCCCCCCGCCCCCCGCCGGGCTGCTCGGGCGCGGGTACCGGCTGTACTTCGAGCGGGTCCTGCCCCGCATCGGCGGGCTGATCTCCGGAAAGCCCGAAGCGTACCGGTACCTGCCCGCTTCGGTTGCGCGCTTCCCCAAGCCCGAAGCCCTCGCCGCGATGATGCGTGAGGCGGGGTTTAGGGTGCGGTACCGCCTACTCACCGGCGGAATCGCCGCGGTCTTCGTGGGGGACAAGCCGTATGCTTGA
- a CDS encoding FAD-dependent oxidoreductase, which translates to MEYDVLIVGAGFSGAEAAYALARRGARVGLMTQSLDTVYLPFTPVPGPAPEGTLLAEIWEAGIAPWELHRKAKYALEAERNLHLFQSSATRLLVEAGRVVGVATWEGPRRLAEKTVLAVGSFLDPKLYVGMVVEAAGRLAEAAYPDLYEDLVRHGFTFVTREEAVAAQEGQPAYRVAYAAFAPGEWRREDFRLVRLEGLYGVGLCVLGRGTYAEMALEGRRLGEALE; encoded by the coding sequence GTGGAGTACGACGTTCTGATCGTCGGCGCGGGATTCAGCGGGGCCGAGGCCGCGTACGCCCTCGCGCGGCGCGGGGCGCGCGTGGGCCTCATGACGCAGAGCCTGGACACGGTGTACCTGCCCTTCACGCCGGTGCCCGGCCCGGCACCCGAAGGGACCCTCCTCGCCGAGATCTGGGAGGCGGGGATCGCGCCTTGGGAGCTGCACCGAAAGGCCAAGTACGCCCTCGAGGCCGAGCGCAACCTCCACCTCTTCCAGTCCTCAGCGACCCGCCTCCTCGTGGAGGCGGGGCGCGTGGTGGGGGTCGCGACCTGGGAGGGGCCGCGCCGTCTGGCTGAGAAGACCGTGCTGGCCGTGGGCAGCTTCCTGGATCCCAAGCTGTACGTAGGGATGGTGGTGGAGGCGGCCGGGCGGCTGGCCGAGGCGGCCTATCCTGACCTGTACGAGGACTTGGTGCGGCACGGGTTCACCTTCGTCACCCGCGAGGAGGCGGTGGCGGCCCAGGAGGGCCAGCCCGCCTACCGCGTGGCCTACGCGGCCTTCGCGCCGGGCGAGTGGCGGCGGGAGGACTTCCGCCTGGTGCGCCTGGAGGGCCTGTACGGCGTGGGGCTTTGCGTGCTGGGGCGCGGCACCTACGCCGAGATGGCCCTAGAGGGCCGGCGGCTCGGGGAGGCGCTCGAGTAA
- a CDS encoding A/G-specific adenine glycosylase, protein MLRELRPFQDAVLAWYRAHRRALPWRGETDPYRILLSEVLLQQTRVEQAIPYYHRFLEAFPTLQALAEAPEEAVLKAWEGAGYYARARNLKRLAEATPHGLPRTYRELLALPGVGPYTAAAVASIAFGEPVAAVDGNVRRVLARLFAVPEPRPAWLRETAQALLAREAAGEWNQALMELGATVCTPRAPRCAACPAARWCRGRATPERYPAPKPRTARSVPAAALVLAGRAGYVLERRDGKSLGGLWGFPLAEGEAALERLQARYGVRAARRVGTVRHAFTHKKLTVAVWYARTAQAGEDPHARPLSKLDRKILALLERLPEPPAL, encoded by the coding sequence ATGCTGCGCGAATTGCGCCCGTTTCAAGACGCGGTCCTCGCCTGGTACCGCGCGCACCGGCGGGCCTTGCCCTGGCGGGGCGAGACCGACCCTTACCGCATCCTGCTCTCGGAGGTGCTCTTGCAGCAGACCCGCGTGGAGCAGGCGATCCCCTACTACCACCGGTTCCTCGAGGCCTTCCCCACCCTCCAAGCCCTGGCCGAGGCCCCGGAGGAGGCGGTGCTGAAGGCCTGGGAGGGCGCCGGGTACTACGCGCGCGCCCGAAACCTCAAGCGCCTCGCCGAGGCCACGCCGCACGGCCTGCCCCGCACCTACCGGGAGTTGTTGGCCCTGCCCGGCGTGGGGCCGTACACCGCGGCCGCGGTGGCCTCGATCGCGTTCGGCGAGCCGGTCGCCGCGGTGGACGGCAACGTCCGCCGGGTGCTGGCGCGGCTCTTCGCCGTTCCCGAGCCTCGCCCGGCGTGGCTTAGGGAAACGGCCCAGGCCCTGCTGGCGCGCGAGGCGGCCGGGGAGTGGAACCAGGCCCTCATGGAGCTCGGCGCGACGGTCTGCACGCCGCGCGCCCCCCGGTGCGCGGCCTGCCCCGCGGCCCGCTGGTGCCGGGGCCGCGCGACCCCCGAGCGCTACCCCGCCCCGAAACCCCGCACCGCCCGGAGCGTTCCGGCCGCGGCCCTCGTCCTCGCGGGCCGCGCGGGGTACGTCCTCGAGCGGCGCGACGGGAAGAGCCTCGGGGGGCTTTGGGGGTTCCCCCTGGCCGAGGGAGAGGCCGCCCTCGAGCGCCTCCAGGCGCGGTACGGGGTGCGCGCGGCGCGGCGGGTCGGGACGGTGCGGCACGCGTTTACGCACAAGAAGCTCACCGTCGCGGTGTGGTACGCTCGGACCGCCCAAGCCGGGGAGGACCCCCACGCGCGCCCCTTGTCGAAGCTCGACCGGAAGATCCTGGCGTTACTCGAGCGCCTCCCCGAGCCGCCGGCCCTCTAG
- a CDS encoding CoA-binding protein has protein sequence MHELRTDEEIKAVLETARTIAVLGAHVRPEKPAHYVPAYLHRQGYRVLPVNPVYAGRVLWGEVVRPALEALEEPVDIVNVFRRSEALPAHLPDLLAMHPRPRVVWFQLGIRNDAVAAALTAHGIRVVQDRCTLAEHQRLLGSR, from the coding sequence ATGCACGAGCTCCGCACGGACGAGGAGATCAAGGCCGTGCTCGAAACGGCCCGCACCATCGCGGTGCTGGGGGCGCACGTCCGCCCGGAAAAACCCGCGCATTACGTGCCCGCGTACCTGCACCGGCAAGGGTACCGCGTCCTGCCGGTGAACCCCGTGTACGCGGGGCGCGTCCTGTGGGGCGAGGTGGTGCGCCCCGCGCTCGAGGCGCTCGAGGAGCCCGTGGATATCGTGAACGTGTTCCGCCGGAGCGAGGCCCTGCCGGCGCACCTCCCGGACCTGCTCGCGATGCACCCCCGGCCGCGGGTGGTGTGGTTCCAGCTCGGCATCCGCAACGACGCGGTCGCCGCGGCGCTGACCGCGCACGGCATCCGGGTGGTGCAGGACCGCTGCACGCTCGCGGAGCACCAACGGCTCCTCGGGAGCCGTTAA
- a CDS encoding metallophosphoesterase family protein — MRLAVLADIHGNLPALEAVLEDLEAVRPDLVVVNGDLIHRGPMNRAVLERVWEAPFRFTLGNHDDLVRRWAQRDPALAADHPLAPSLAWTAAQLEAAHLEWIQTLPFGVELETLGLRVHHGSPRHYREGYGPHLNEAALAEITRAYPARVLVGSHTHKPFVLEHGGTLVLNTGAVGAPFNADPRAQYLLLEITSEAVRFEHRYLPYDREAALRAFHTSGFLAEVGLVAEIFYTELRTARSHLVPFLLWLEREGRAFGPEAWRAYQQAAPERFSPVG, encoded by the coding sequence GTGCGCCTCGCGGTCCTCGCCGACATTCACGGGAACCTGCCCGCCCTCGAGGCGGTCCTCGAGGACCTCGAGGCCGTCCGGCCGGACCTCGTGGTGGTGAACGGGGACCTGATCCACCGGGGCCCCATGAACCGCGCGGTCCTCGAGCGGGTGTGGGAGGCCCCCTTCCGGTTCACGCTAGGGAACCACGACGACCTGGTGCGCCGCTGGGCCCAGCGCGACCCCGCGCTCGCCGCGGACCACCCGCTCGCCCCTTCCCTCGCCTGGACGGCCGCGCAGCTAGAAGCGGCGCACCTGGAGTGGATCCAAACCCTTCCGTTCGGGGTGGAGCTCGAGACGCTCGGCCTCCGCGTCCACCACGGCTCGCCGCGCCACTACCGCGAGGGGTACGGCCCCCACCTGAACGAGGCCGCCCTCGCCGAGATCACGCGCGCCTACCCGGCCCGCGTCCTCGTGGGCTCGCACACGCACAAGCCCTTCGTCCTGGAGCACGGCGGCACGCTCGTCCTCAACACCGGCGCGGTCGGCGCGCCGTTCAACGCCGACCCCCGGGCGCAGTACCTCCTCCTCGAGATCACGTCCGAGGCGGTGCGGTTCGAGCACCGCTACCTCCCCTACGACCGCGAGGCGGCCCTGCGCGCCTTTCACACGAGCGGGTTCCTCGCGGAGGTCGGGCTCGTCGCGGAGATCTTCTACACCGAGCTGCGCACCGCGCGCTCGCACCTGGTGCCGTTCCTGTTGTGGCTCGAGCGCGAGGGCCGCGCGTTCGGCCCGGAGGCCTGGCGGGCCTATCAGCAAGCGGCGCCTGAGCGGTTCAGTCCGGTAGGGTAA
- a CDS encoding NAD+ synthase — protein MKIIRKPPQGEVLELNYPLVADYLTRFIREELAWRGYTKAVVAVSGGVDSATTLALAVRALGPENVHALALPHRDSRPESLEHARLVAQTFGVALEVVDITPMVEGYAAQTPDLTPHRKGNVMARCRMIVLFDKSMAYHALPLGTGNKTERLFGYFTWNADDTPPVNPLGDLYKTQVWALARYLGVPEVVVEKPPTADLIPGQTDEADLGVQYRRADVILEHYLKGYPDAYIRRLGYTPEEIALVKQRVNRTHWKRALPTVALVSTTAIHEFYLRPLDYRTE, from the coding sequence ATGAAGATCATCCGCAAGCCCCCCCAAGGCGAGGTCCTCGAGCTGAACTACCCGCTCGTGGCGGACTACCTCACGCGGTTCATCCGCGAGGAACTCGCCTGGCGCGGGTACACCAAGGCCGTGGTCGCCGTCTCGGGCGGCGTGGACTCCGCCACCACCCTGGCCCTCGCCGTGCGCGCCCTCGGCCCCGAGAACGTGCACGCCCTCGCCCTGCCCCACCGTGACTCGCGCCCCGAGTCCCTCGAGCACGCCCGGCTCGTCGCCCAGACCTTCGGGGTGGCCCTCGAGGTGGTGGACATCACCCCGATGGTGGAGGGGTACGCGGCCCAGACCCCGGACCTGACCCCGCACCGCAAGGGGAACGTGATGGCCCGTTGCCGCATGATCGTCCTGTTCGACAAGTCCATGGCGTACCACGCCCTGCCCCTCGGCACCGGGAACAAGACCGAGCGGTTGTTCGGGTACTTCACCTGGAACGCGGACGACACCCCGCCCGTCAACCCCCTGGGCGACCTGTACAAGACCCAGGTCTGGGCGCTCGCGCGGTACCTCGGGGTGCCGGAGGTGGTGGTGGAGAAACCCCCCACCGCGGACCTCATCCCCGGCCAGACGGACGAGGCCGACCTGGGGGTGCAGTACCGCCGGGCGGACGTGATCCTCGAGCACTACCTCAAAGGGTACCCGGACGCGTACATCCGCCGGCTGGGGTACACCCCCGAGGAGATCGCGCTCGTAAAGCAACGCGTGAACCGCACGCACTGGAAACGCGCCCTGCCCACGGTGGCCTTGGTGAGCACCACCGCGATCCACGAGTTCTACCTGCGCCCCCTGGACTACCGGACGGAGTGA
- a CDS encoding nitrilase-related carbon-nitrogen hydrolase: MIRHAVLQLRPEKGHIKQNLAHLKEALLALKPERPEVVVLPEAYPTGYFLQGGVRELALTQEELHEALAELHAEVWKDPLDLVIGFYERDGGEYYNSAAYLELGGRGILHVHRKVFLPTYGVFDEERFLARGHDVRAFDTRFGRAAVLICEDFWHSITATIAALDGAEVIYVPSASPARGFTGKEPANVARWKALAAAVAAEHGLYVVLASLVGAEGGKMLSGGSVVAGPEGGLLAEAPLFEEALLLTEIDLERIPPVRYDNPLLADLKSGLPLVFPELKRIVEAL; the protein is encoded by the coding sequence ATGATACGCCACGCCGTACTGCAACTCCGGCCGGAGAAAGGCCACATTAAGCAAAACCTGGCCCACCTCAAGGAGGCCCTGTTGGCCCTGAAGCCCGAGCGGCCCGAGGTGGTGGTGCTGCCCGAAGCCTACCCCACCGGGTACTTCCTGCAAGGCGGGGTGCGCGAGCTCGCCCTGACCCAGGAGGAGCTCCACGAAGCCCTCGCCGAGCTGCACGCCGAGGTCTGGAAGGACCCCCTCGACCTGGTGATCGGGTTCTACGAGCGGGACGGGGGGGAGTACTACAACAGCGCGGCTTACCTCGAGCTCGGCGGGCGGGGGATCCTGCACGTGCACCGCAAGGTCTTCCTGCCCACCTACGGGGTTTTCGACGAGGAGCGCTTCCTCGCCCGTGGGCACGACGTGCGGGCCTTCGACACCCGGTTCGGCCGCGCCGCGGTCCTGATCTGCGAGGATTTTTGGCACTCGATCACCGCCACGATCGCTGCCCTCGACGGAGCGGAGGTGATCTACGTGCCCTCCGCGAGCCCCGCGCGGGGGTTCACCGGGAAGGAACCCGCGAACGTCGCGCGCTGGAAGGCGCTCGCTGCGGCCGTCGCCGCGGAGCACGGCCTGTACGTGGTGCTCGCCTCCCTCGTCGGCGCGGAGGGCGGCAAGATGCTCTCCGGCGGCAGCGTCGTCGCGGGCCCCGAGGGCGGCCTGCTCGCCGAAGCCCCCCTGTTCGAGGAGGCGCTGCTCCTCACCGAGATCGACCTCGAGCGCATCCCCCCCGTGCGCTACGACAACCCCCTCCTCGCCGACCTCAAGTCGGGCCTGCCCCTGGTCTTCCCCGAGTTGAAGCGGATCGTGGAGGCGCTATGA
- a CDS encoding alpha/beta hydrolase, which yields MPGVLVLHGFTSHPERTMGPLPERLRAAGFTVAQPALRGHGTRPEDLAGVRWEDWLEDARAAYATLPEPRAVVGLSMGGLLAAWIAAEGEARALVALAPALGFANPLAPLAPYLAPLIPRFPGPDSIRDPERKRRNPNYPYFPTRAFVELLELARATPARLAEVWCAALVVEAGHDRVVPARAVRRYHALLGSTHKEHVRFPESGHDLLLDLEDERVAAFVTDWLVRVLAPTPPSPPERVD from the coding sequence ATGCCCGGCGTACTCGTACTGCACGGCTTCACCTCGCACCCCGAGCGCACCATGGGCCCCCTACCCGAGCGGCTTCGCGCCGCGGGGTTCACCGTCGCCCAGCCCGCCCTAAGAGGACACGGCACGCGCCCCGAGGACCTCGCGGGAGTGCGCTGGGAGGACTGGCTCGAGGACGCCCGGGCGGCGTACGCGACGCTGCCCGAACCCCGCGCGGTCGTGGGGCTGAGCATGGGGGGGTTGCTCGCAGCCTGGATCGCGGCAGAGGGCGAGGCCCGGGCCCTCGTGGCCCTCGCGCCCGCGCTGGGTTTCGCGAACCCCCTCGCGCCCCTCGCGCCCTACCTCGCCCCGCTCATCCCGCGCTTCCCCGGCCCGGACTCGATCCGGGACCCCGAACGTAAGCGCCGCAACCCTAACTACCCGTACTTCCCCACCCGCGCCTTCGTCGAGCTCCTCGAGCTCGCCCGGGCCACGCCCGCCCGCCTGGCAGAGGTCTGGTGCGCGGCGCTCGTGGTGGAGGCCGGGCACGACCGTGTCGTACCCGCTCGGGCGGTGCGGCGCTACCACGCCCTGCTCGGCAGCACGCACAAGGAGCACGTGCGCTTCCCCGAAAGCGGGCATGACCTTTTGCTGGACCTCGAGGACGAGCGGGTGGCGGCCTTCGTCACGGACTGGCTGGTTCGGGTGCTCGCCCCCACCCCGCCCAGCCCGCCCGAGCGCGTAGACTAA
- a CDS encoding DUF4388 domain-containing protein, whose translation MFKGNVSDFPLGTLVQTLCAAGRSGVLVVRPPWFEGRVRLAGGRVVHAVVEAREGMPALALLAGLKRAPFEFLVQEEPDGRTTIETTTELLLTHLLEATARWEALKHIPEDWGEVLRLRDGNGQQQLRPEDVQVLSLAEGQSVWRVLVHGEVPPLEVAVSLDRLIASGVLRSVPPLAFEAQRLVALPLYGPERGVAYVDEALYNEWARALKRGFGVRVRTPKGVEATFALKARAGIPQRIMLNDKDLRQLRLGRGVELEVWPEVL comes from the coding sequence GTGTTCAAGGGTAACGTATCGGATTTCCCACTGGGAACGCTGGTGCAGACGCTGTGCGCGGCGGGGCGGAGCGGGGTGCTGGTGGTCCGGCCCCCATGGTTCGAGGGGCGCGTCCGCCTCGCCGGCGGCCGAGTGGTGCACGCGGTTGTCGAGGCGCGGGAAGGCATGCCGGCCCTGGCCCTGCTGGCCGGCTTGAAGCGCGCGCCCTTCGAGTTCCTCGTCCAGGAGGAGCCCGACGGGAGGACGACGATCGAGACCACGACCGAGCTCCTGCTGACTCACCTGCTCGAGGCCACCGCCCGCTGGGAGGCGCTCAAGCACATCCCCGAGGACTGGGGGGAGGTGCTCCGGCTCCGGGACGGGAACGGTCAGCAGCAGCTCCGACCGGAGGACGTCCAGGTGCTGAGCCTCGCCGAGGGCCAGAGCGTGTGGCGGGTGCTCGTGCACGGCGAGGTCCCGCCCCTCGAGGTCGCGGTCTCCCTCGACCGGCTGATCGCCTCGGGGGTGCTGCGGTCCGTGCCGCCCCTGGCTTTCGAGGCGCAGCGGCTGGTCGCGTTGCCGTTGTACGGACCGGAGCGGGGGGTGGCGTACGTGGATGAGGCCCTGTACAACGAGTGGGCCCGCGCCCTCAAGCGGGGGTTCGGGGTACGGGTGCGCACCCCGAAGGGCGTGGAGGCCACCTTCGCCCTCAAGGCGCGCGCTGGAATCCCGCAGCGTATCATGCTGAATGACAAGGACCTCCGTCAGCTCCGGCTCGGGCGGGGGGTGGAGCTCGAGGTATGGCCTGAGGTGTTGTAG